The stretch of DNA aaaatttattactttcaatttaagtatttaataacacaaacctttcgtttactatgtaatataaaaaaaattctttacttattattattagtttttgtttcacttgaagaactcttttgttttgctaaaacaatttttgttatttctcaaccattgagtatatatatgttgatatttgaaaagttttcttagatctctaagatatttttcatcttatcatatccttaattatacatttgttttcctttctaagatttctttcaatagtctctcaaattgtttctaaatatttgttaattttttaatatttttatttgttgtttattttcattatgtaaaatactatttcaatatattttatctaattattttttattttctaactcattatcaatcatactgtaattttttcactataattgtataaataacttttatttatgcaatataaaaatttaatgtaattgtcatgaatatttttttatcaccatccaacataattgaaatttaaaagatacaagatctatgctaaaattttattattatgattattatttattctttgtatcattttgatcaagtgatgtagtataacttttattagtgtatagaaaagagattcattagaatttaaaatattgaaataaacaaacatttaaaatatattttaatttgaatatttgttttccttttatattttttaaaaattatttttaaattttatcaactaggtttcattaatgtttgcaaatttaataaatattttggttctcatgaaattttatttggtattataatctaaaatgtaaataattataatttattttaaacttttattatgattattatttgttctttgtatcattttgatcaaatgatatattataacttttattagtgtataaaaaagagattcattagaatgtaaaaatttgaagtaaactaaaatatattttaatttgaatatttgttttccttttatatttttaaaaaaatatttttaaattttaataaatgttttggttccatgaaattttatttggaattataatctaaaatgtaaacaattataatttattttaaagtatttgatatcgaagaaacaaacAACCatctctaatattgaatatttgataatattatgtttcttttaccataactttttattattttataaaaattaattaaaattaatattgaagtagtaaaaaAACGGGTATGAGTGTGGGTACGAGGTGATATTCATTACCCGATGGGATGAGAATGAGACAAAAGTTGATATCTGTTGTATAGGGATGAGGGATGAtatttttttacggggatgggtatgggatagcgaaacccgtccgtACCCcaccccgttgccatccctacttatTAGTCCCTGCAcattgaataataattatataataataataacaataataatattatataataataataataataattattattatatataataataacaataatagtattattgttatataataataataattatataaaatagtattattatataataataacaataataatattaatcttatataataataataataattatataatagtattattattattatataataataacaataatgatatataataataacaataataacaattatatataacaataatagtattattattatataataataacaataataataataataattatatataattattaataatattaaaataaataataatatttgaaatattgttaatattaatattagtaataattatataataataataacatattagtaataatataaataataattaatagtattaatatataagtagtaatattaataataattaataataatattatttattagtaatattattattattattaataatatataataataataattatatatttttattaatattaatattaatattattattatttcttattaatagttttttaatgttattaatgttagtaattaataagattatataataataataataataataataataatatttatattattaataatataattatattactaaatattattaatattattaattattattaatatatgataatattattattaataattatataataatattattattatataatgttattattattaatagtaatattattattatattttaacaatgattTTGTATATGTAGGACCAAAGAGTGATCAAGTTTCAAGCATAGACCATATCCAAATTAAGTTCAAACTTtaggaacaaaaacatattttttttcagtttttgtgGAATGCGTCGGCCTAGCCgacactaattttttttttgttaaaaaaagttaaataataagtGATATgccatttgttatttttaacatcATCCAAAAATATGGattaaaaacaatgattttgaaAGTGCAGAACCAAACAATGATCAAGTTTTGATCAGgaaacattttcaaatttaagtcAAACTTGAGtgacaaaaacatatatatatatatatatatatatatatatatatatatatatatatatatatatatatatatatatatatatatatatatgatataataatctataattcaATAACatcataaaaacatattttttcacACACATAAGTTTgacttaaatttgaaaatgtttcctggtcaaaacttaaatttatatattttttaatttatatttattatattatttttattaagttatatatatatatatatatatatatatatatatattatttatgtattaagtTATGTacatacttttaaaaaataaaataaaaattaattttatggatCTTAATTAATAAATCGATTAAGATTTTGTATCTGATCGTAAAGTTTTTTTCAGAGCAAATCATTAATAAAgtgtaaaagtaaaaagaaagaagattgaGAAACTGTGATTGGAGAGTAGAGAGATTGAATAATTCATACTCACAAGATTTCCTGAATCAGTATCTtagtatgatttatgtatgttagatttatgattatCTTATtactatatttcttttaaattaagttttttctaaattagtatgaaaactaattttattttagggatttttttatgaaattgacatGAACTCTAATTATATCTTCCCAAATTAGTATTACCCTACATTATAAAATGTTAGAATTTTATGTTTTCCACTTTATATAACGAATTAgttgaataattttgaattgGAATAGAAATTAGAATAACTATTTTGCATGAATTTAATCCAttagaaaaattacaaattgaGAAGTGAAAATTGCGGTATGAGAAtgatttaagtaaaaaaaataaagaattttttaattaataaattatataacaaatataaattggCACTCCTGAATTTTTAATCCAAGTTCcgcctatatatatatatatatatatatatatatatatatatatatatatatatatatatataactattatatatatccatcattttaatataataatctataattcaataacatcataaaaatattatcatggtatgtattttaattaaatttaaatatgaatataaactAGAACCAGATTACTTCATTAATTTAACTTACTATACATACAATCACAAGGTAATTAACTATAATTGGTAGATGATACCTTTCATTTTGGAACAAGGTATATTGCAACTTACGGATAATGTTTTGCTATTGCTTTGCACGTAAGCTGCCTTATCCAGAAAGAGAAAAGTTAATGGAGATATCACTAGGAACAGTCAAGAATCTGGAATATCGATAAGCATACATGAAAACGGTTTCCTATTACTTGACATGCAAGTTTTCTCCATCTTCAAACAATTTTCCAAATATCTTATGCTTTCATTCATCTCCTCAAATACCTCTCTCACATTCTTCTCTTCCCAAACCCCAACTCATAACAAATTCCTTTGCCAAATCATTCTGTACTTCAATGGATCAACGTGAAGAAGGCAAACAGCAACCATCCCAGAAAACACCATCACACAATAATCAGCTTGACCCAGTTGAAAGTTCTGACAATGTTGCTCCAGAAAATGTTTTGCAGGAGCAAAGTGGCACATTCACAACGTTTGCATCATTAGAAAGTGGAAGTGAGAGTGATTCCTCTTTCGATGAACATGATGAGGATTCTGAGTTTTTTCTGAGCCAGGAGTTTGAATCTGAACTTCAGTTTCTTGAGAGTGAAGGGAgcaatgatgatgatgatgatgatgatgatgatgaggaaATGGAGGAAGATGAGATCGATGTGGATGAGTTGACCTACGAGGAGTTGATTGAGTTGGGAGATTTTATAGGGCGAGAGAAGAGAGGATTATCAGGAAGTGAAATTTGTTCATGCTTGCATTCATACACTTTTCATTCTGCAGAAAGCAAAAGTGGAGTTGATCTTTGTGTGATTTGCCAGGTTGAATATGAAGAAGGTGAAGCCTTGGTAGCAATTCAGTGTGAGCACCCTTATCATACAGATTGCATAACCAAGTGGCTTCAGATTAAGAAGGTTTGCCCTATATGTAACACTGAAATTTCTGCTCCCAAGATAGTTAGTTAATTAAGAATAATACTTGGATTTTAGATAGTGTCATATTTATGCTTCCTTAATTTGTTCAAtctaaatttgaatgaaaatatagtTGAGGAAATAAAAGCTGCACCCATAAGCTTTGTAACATTGTAAATAACACAAGTTTGATGTTTCATAGATACAAATGgtttcaaatcaaattatacTTGGTCATCAAATGCTTGTTCCATTCCGTTAATTTCGTGATGTATATGAAGACATTAATTTGGTTGTTTCATTAATTTGTTtagatttaattcttttatacaaagtcaaaataaaaagaaaaaagaaaaagagtacaaATCATTAGTAAACCAAATCTTATTCATGAaaccaaatcaaacaaaaacaccTATTCATAAACTTGAAGGCAAAGAATAAGATATATGTGCCAAGAGTTCTCCCAATAGAAATGATCTTTTGATCGTAAAGTGAAATTTATGCAGCGTCCATTCCCAATCAAACGTTATTAATTATGAGTCACCGTCTAAGGGGATATTTGTTAAAAAGGCATTGTCGTAGCTTTATGCAAAACCCCAACCCTATTATTAATTATTCCTGAAGCATGGGTTGAGTCCTGGCAACGTAGTAAAGAAAACTCATGTTAGAAGGTTGCAACAGGAATTGCATAAAGTATTGTCAAGCTTCAACTCTATATAGTTTGGAGTACACCAACCAATGGACCAAAGTAAATCCATTATCGAAATTTCAAACAAGACAGCTGAAGAATCAACCAAGAACCAAATCAGCATTAAAATCACAAAGAACCAACCACTACCCCTCGTGATATGCAAATTCAGATCTTTCTAGAAAATTCTTCTTTTTGGAGTAATAGATGAGATCAATTTAGACATTAATTCTTTAATTCTTTGATAGCTAATATTAACGGatcaatttaaaatctaattcaCAAGTCAATTATAATTGATTGTAGTGTATTCTCATAAAA from Vigna unguiculata cultivar IT97K-499-35 chromosome 8, ASM411807v1, whole genome shotgun sequence encodes:
- the LOC114195422 gene encoding E3 ubiquitin ligase BIG BROTHER-related-like; this encodes MDQREEGKQQPSQKTPSHNNQLDPVESSDNVAPENVLQEQSGTFTTFASLESGSESDSSFDEHDEDSEFFLSQEFESELQFLESEGSNDDDDDDDDDEEMEEDEIDVDELTYEELIELGDFIGREKRGLSGSEICSCLHSYTFHSAESKSGVDLCVICQVEYEEGEALVAIQCEHPYHTDCITKWLQIKKVCPICNTEISAPKIVS